A genome region from Streptomyces xanthophaeus includes the following:
- a CDS encoding acyl-CoA carboxylase epsilon subunit translates to MIKVVKGNPTPEELAAALAVVQARAAVLAMAPSGAPPVADEWSAPARVARRRVPHPGPRAWGRTYWPA, encoded by the coding sequence GTGATCAAGGTCGTCAAGGGCAACCCGACCCCGGAGGAGCTGGCCGCCGCACTGGCGGTGGTCCAAGCGCGCGCGGCGGTGCTGGCGATGGCTCCGTCGGGCGCTCCGCCGGTCGCGGACGAGTGGTCGGCGCCGGCCCGGGTGGCCCGGCGCCGGGTTCCGCATCCGGGGCCGCGGGCCTGGGGCCGTACGTACTGGCCCGCGTAG
- a CDS encoding GGDEF domain-containing protein, translating to MGVDGRLRAVVGLAQAMAAACAPRDSVRAAARGARVALDGSFAAISAWERERGRLRVLVNEGERRAGEEEFPEDESYPVHDFPEITEFLHELWVGGGGPHAWVESAVGDRPGRRGEALRRRGRGTCVVAPIVLSGRAWGELYVARDEGLPDFDEDDADFATVLAAVVAAGLAQNERLEEARRLAFTDPLTGLANRRAVDMRLDEALEEHRRTGVVVSLVVCDLNGLKKVNDTLGHAMGDRLLERFGSVLSLCGAMLPGSLVARLGGDEFCLVGVGPTADEIVRVTEEVCTRAAELELGEGVACGVASTGDPIGLVKSSRRLFRLADAAQYKAKAARSPKPVVAGRDTAVVRLADAAAEEAPGERRRFRGRQ from the coding sequence ATGGGAGTTGACGGGCGGCTACGAGCCGTGGTGGGACTCGCTCAGGCGATGGCCGCGGCGTGCGCGCCGCGGGACAGTGTGCGGGCGGCCGCGCGGGGGGCGCGCGTGGCGCTCGACGGCTCGTTCGCCGCGATCTCCGCGTGGGAGCGCGAGCGGGGGCGCCTGCGGGTGCTCGTGAACGAGGGCGAGCGGCGGGCCGGCGAAGAGGAGTTCCCCGAGGACGAGTCCTACCCCGTGCACGACTTCCCCGAGATCACCGAGTTCCTGCACGAGCTCTGGGTGGGCGGCGGAGGTCCGCACGCCTGGGTCGAGAGCGCGGTCGGCGACCGGCCGGGGCGGCGCGGGGAGGCCCTGCGTCGCCGCGGCCGCGGGACCTGTGTGGTCGCGCCCATCGTGCTCAGCGGCCGCGCCTGGGGCGAGCTGTACGTCGCGCGGGACGAGGGGCTGCCCGACTTCGACGAGGACGACGCCGATTTCGCCACCGTGCTCGCCGCCGTGGTCGCGGCCGGTCTCGCGCAGAACGAGCGCCTGGAGGAGGCGCGCCGGCTCGCCTTCACCGACCCGCTGACCGGGCTCGCGAACCGGCGGGCGGTCGACATGCGGCTCGACGAGGCCCTGGAGGAGCACCGCCGGACCGGGGTGGTCGTCAGTCTCGTCGTCTGCGACCTGAACGGGCTGAAGAAGGTCAACGACACCCTCGGCCACGCCATGGGCGACCGGCTCCTGGAGCGGTTCGGGTCGGTCCTGAGCCTGTGCGGGGCGATGCTGCCCGGATCGCTGGTGGCGCGCCTGGGCGGCGACGAGTTCTGCCTGGTCGGGGTCGGTCCGACGGCGGACGAGATCGTGCGCGTCACCGAGGAGGTGTGCACCCGGGCGGCCGAGCTGGAGCTGGGCGAGGGGGTGGCCTGCGGCGTGGCCTCCACCGGGGACCCGATCGGGCTGGTGAAGTCCTCCCGGAGGCTGTTCCGGCTGGCGGACGCCGCCCAGTACAAGGCGAAGGCCGCTCGCTCGCCGAAGCCCGTCGTGGCGGGCCGGGACACCGCGGTGGTCCGGCTCGCGGACGCCGCCGCCGAGGAGGCTCCCGGGGAGCGGCGCCGCTTCCGCGGCCGTCAGTGA
- a CDS encoding acyl-CoA carboxylase subunit beta, translating to MSHPSEPIDMHTTAGKIADLQRRIDEATHAGSARAVEKQHAKGKLTARERVALLLDEGSFVELDEFARHRSTSFGLEKTRPYGDGVVTGYGTVDGRPVAVFSQDFTVFGGALGETYGQKIMKVMDFALKTGCPLVGINDSGGARIQEGVSALGMYGEIFRRNVHASGVIPQISLVVGPCAGGAVYSPAITDFTVMVDQTSHMFITGPDVIKTVTGEDVGFEELGGARTHNSTSGVAHHMAGDEKDAIEYVKSLLAYLPSNNLSEPPAFPEEADTEVSDADRELDVLIPDSANQPYDMHTVIEHVLDDAEFLETQALFAPNILTGFGRVEGHPVGVVANQPMQFAGCLDIDASEKAARFVRTCDAFNIPVLTFVDVPGFLPGTDQEYNGIIRRGAKLIYAYAEATVPLITVITRKAFGGAYDVMGSKHLGADLNLAWPTAQIAVMGAQGAVNILHRRTIAEAENVEETRARLIAEYEDALLNPYTAAERGYIDAVTMPSETRAHVVKGLRQLRTKRESLPPKKHGNIPL from the coding sequence ATGTCACATCCGTCAGAGCCGATCGACATGCACACCACCGCGGGCAAGATCGCGGATCTGCAGCGCCGCATCGACGAAGCCACCCACGCCGGGTCCGCGCGTGCCGTGGAGAAGCAGCACGCCAAGGGCAAGCTGACGGCGCGTGAGCGGGTTGCCCTGCTGCTGGACGAAGGATCCTTCGTCGAGCTCGACGAGTTCGCCCGCCACCGTTCCACCAGCTTCGGGCTGGAGAAGACCCGCCCTTACGGCGACGGCGTCGTCACCGGCTACGGCACGGTGGACGGCCGCCCGGTGGCCGTGTTCTCGCAGGACTTCACCGTCTTCGGCGGGGCCCTCGGCGAGACCTACGGCCAGAAGATCATGAAGGTCATGGACTTCGCGCTGAAGACCGGATGCCCGCTCGTCGGCATCAACGACTCCGGCGGCGCCCGGATCCAGGAGGGCGTCAGCGCGCTGGGCATGTACGGGGAGATCTTCCGCCGCAACGTCCACGCGTCCGGCGTGATCCCGCAGATCAGCCTGGTCGTCGGGCCCTGTGCGGGCGGCGCCGTGTACTCCCCGGCCATCACCGACTTCACGGTCATGGTCGACCAGACCTCGCACATGTTCATCACCGGCCCGGACGTCATCAAGACGGTCACCGGCGAGGACGTCGGCTTCGAGGAGCTGGGCGGGGCGCGCACGCACAACAGCACGTCCGGCGTCGCGCACCACATGGCGGGCGACGAGAAGGACGCCATCGAGTACGTGAAGTCACTGCTCGCGTACCTGCCGTCGAACAACCTCTCCGAGCCGCCCGCCTTCCCGGAGGAGGCGGACACCGAGGTCTCCGACGCCGACCGCGAGCTCGACGTACTGATCCCGGACAGCGCCAACCAGCCGTACGACATGCACACCGTGATCGAGCACGTGCTCGACGACGCGGAGTTCCTGGAGACGCAGGCGCTCTTCGCGCCGAACATCCTGACCGGCTTCGGCCGTGTCGAGGGCCACCCGGTGGGTGTCGTCGCCAACCAGCCGATGCAGTTCGCCGGCTGCCTGGACATCGACGCCTCCGAGAAGGCGGCGCGGTTCGTGCGGACCTGCGACGCCTTCAACATCCCGGTGCTGACCTTCGTGGACGTCCCGGGCTTCCTTCCGGGCACCGACCAGGAGTACAACGGAATCATCCGACGCGGCGCGAAGCTCATCTACGCGTACGCCGAGGCCACCGTTCCGCTGATCACCGTCATCACCCGCAAGGCCTTCGGCGGCGCGTACGACGTGATGGGCTCCAAGCACCTCGGCGCGGACCTGAACCTGGCCTGGCCGACCGCGCAGATCGCCGTCATGGGCGCGCAGGGCGCGGTGAACATCCTGCACCGCCGCACCATCGCGGAGGCGGAGAATGTGGAGGAGACCCGGGCGCGGCTCATCGCCGAGTACGAGGACGCGCTGCTCAACCCGTACACGGCGGCCGAGCGCGGGTACATCGACGCGGTGACCATGCCGTCCGAGACCCGGGCGCACGTGGTGAAGGGGCTCCGGCAGCTGCGTACCAAGCGGGAGTCCCTGCCCCCGAAGAAGCACGGCAACATCCCGCTCTAG
- a CDS encoding biotin--[acetyl-CoA-carboxylase] ligase, which translates to MTPSDASAGASAGRWSSLDRPPLNAAALQRALVTGDGLWTSVEVVASTGSTNTDLATRAAELPEGAVLVAEEQSAGRGRLDRSWVAPARSGLFFSVLLKPGDAVPQERWGWLTLLAGVATATGLSRAAGVDTALKWPNDLLVSVDGEERKTGGILAERVEDGVVLGIGLNVSLTEDELPVPAAGSLALAKASVTDRDPLLRAVLRSLEEWYGNWRAAGGDPAASGLQETYAAGCATLGRHVRAELPGGRTLTGTAEAVDTDGRLVIRTAEDRHETVGAGDVIHLRSVH; encoded by the coding sequence ATGACGCCATCAGATGCCTCAGCAGGTGCTTCCGCCGGTCGCTGGTCGAGCCTGGACCGGCCGCCCCTCAATGCCGCCGCCCTCCAGAGGGCCCTCGTCACCGGGGACGGGCTGTGGACCTCCGTGGAGGTCGTCGCCAGTACCGGGTCCACCAATACCGACCTTGCCACCCGGGCGGCGGAGCTGCCCGAGGGGGCGGTGCTCGTCGCCGAGGAGCAGAGTGCCGGCCGTGGGCGGCTGGACCGGAGCTGGGTCGCGCCCGCGCGGTCGGGGCTGTTCTTCTCCGTCCTGCTCAAGCCGGGCGACGCGGTGCCGCAGGAGCGGTGGGGGTGGCTGACCCTGCTGGCCGGCGTGGCCACCGCGACCGGGCTGTCCCGGGCGGCCGGCGTGGACACCGCCCTCAAGTGGCCCAACGACCTGCTGGTCAGTGTGGACGGCGAGGAGCGCAAGACCGGCGGGATCCTCGCCGAGCGGGTCGAGGACGGCGTGGTCCTCGGGATCGGGCTCAACGTCAGCCTGACCGAGGACGAGCTGCCCGTACCGGCCGCGGGGTCCCTCGCGCTGGCCAAGGCCTCCGTGACCGACCGTGACCCGCTGCTGCGGGCCGTCCTGCGGTCCCTGGAGGAGTGGTACGGGAACTGGCGCGCGGCCGGCGGCGACCCGGCGGCCAGCGGCCTCCAGGAGACCTACGCGGCGGGCTGCGCGACCCTCGGCCGGCACGTCCGCGCGGAACTGCCCGGCGGGCGGACCCTCACCGGAACGGCCGAAGCGGTGGACACCGATGGCCGCCTGGTGATCCGTACGGCCGAGGACCGGCACGAGACGGTGGGCGCGGGCGACGTCATCCACCTCCGTTCCGTGCACTGA
- the hutH gene encoding histidine ammonia-lyase: MHTVVVGTSGTTAEDVIAVARGNARVELSAEALDALARAREIVDALAAKPEPVYGVSTGFGALASRHISPELRAQLQRNIVRSHAAGMGPRVEREVVRALMFLRLKTVASGHTGVRPSVAQTMADVLNAGITPVVHEYGSLGCSGDLAPLSHCALALMGEGDAEGPDGTVRPAGELLAEAGIEPVVLREKEGLALLNGTDGMLGMLVMALADLGKLYTSADITAALTLEALLGTEKVLQPELHAIRPHPGQGASAANMAAVLKGSGLVRHYQEETAPRVQDAYSVRCAPQVAGAGRDTMAHAALVASRELAAAVDNPVVLPDGRVESNGNFHGAPVAYVLDFLAIAAADLGSIAERRTDRLLDKNRSHGLPPFLADDAGVDSGLMIAQYTQAALVSEMKRLAVPASADSIPSSAMQEDHVSMGWSAARKLRTAVDNLTRIIAIELYAATRAIELRHGLTPAPASQAAIAAARAAGVQGPGPDRFLAPDLAAADEFVRTGGLLAAVEPVTGPLA; encoded by the coding sequence ATGCACACTGTCGTGGTGGGGACGTCCGGGACCACCGCCGAGGACGTCATCGCCGTAGCCCGCGGCAACGCACGCGTCGAGCTCTCCGCGGAGGCGCTCGACGCACTCGCCCGGGCCCGCGAGATCGTCGACGCCCTCGCCGCCAAGCCCGAGCCCGTCTACGGCGTGTCCACCGGGTTCGGTGCGCTCGCCTCCCGGCACATCAGCCCCGAGCTGCGTGCCCAGCTCCAGCGCAACATCGTCCGCTCGCACGCCGCCGGCATGGGCCCGCGCGTCGAGCGGGAGGTCGTCCGCGCGCTGATGTTCCTCCGCCTCAAGACCGTCGCCTCCGGTCACACCGGCGTACGTCCCTCCGTCGCGCAGACCATGGCCGACGTGCTCAACGCCGGGATCACCCCCGTCGTCCACGAGTACGGCTCCCTGGGCTGCTCCGGCGACCTCGCGCCGCTGTCCCACTGCGCGCTCGCCCTCATGGGTGAGGGCGACGCCGAGGGCCCGGACGGCACCGTCCGCCCCGCCGGTGAACTGCTCGCCGAAGCCGGCATCGAGCCCGTCGTGCTCCGCGAGAAGGAGGGCCTCGCCCTCCTCAACGGCACCGACGGCATGCTCGGCATGCTGGTCATGGCCCTCGCCGACCTCGGCAAGCTCTACACCTCCGCCGACATCACCGCCGCCCTCACCCTGGAGGCGCTGCTCGGCACGGAGAAGGTGCTCCAGCCCGAGCTGCACGCCATCCGTCCGCACCCGGGCCAGGGTGCCTCCGCCGCGAACATGGCCGCCGTCCTGAAGGGCTCCGGGCTCGTCCGCCACTACCAGGAGGAGACCGCCCCGCGCGTGCAGGACGCCTACTCCGTGCGCTGCGCCCCGCAGGTCGCCGGCGCCGGCCGCGACACCATGGCGCACGCCGCCCTGGTGGCCTCCCGCGAGCTGGCCGCCGCCGTCGACAACCCGGTGGTGCTGCCCGACGGGCGCGTGGAGTCCAACGGCAACTTCCACGGGGCGCCGGTCGCCTACGTGCTGGACTTCCTCGCCATCGCGGCCGCCGACCTCGGTTCCATCGCCGAGCGCCGCACCGACCGGCTGCTCGACAAGAACCGCTCGCACGGCCTGCCGCCGTTCCTCGCGGACGACGCCGGCGTGGACTCCGGTCTGATGATCGCCCAGTACACGCAGGCCGCCCTGGTCAGCGAGATGAAGCGGCTCGCGGTGCCGGCCTCGGCCGACTCGATCCCCTCCTCCGCCATGCAGGAGGACCACGTCTCGATGGGCTGGTCGGCCGCGCGCAAGCTCCGCACCGCCGTCGACAACCTGACGCGGATCATCGCGATCGAGCTCTACGCGGCCACCCGCGCCATCGAGCTGCGCCACGGCCTGACCCCGGCCCCGGCCAGCCAGGCCGCGATCGCGGCCGCCCGCGCGGCGGGTGTGCAGGGTCCCGGGCCGGATCGTTTCCTCGCCCCGGACCTGGCCGCCGCCGACGAGTTCGTCCGTACGGGAGGCCTCCTGGCCGCGGTGGAGCCGGTGACGGGTCCGCTCGCCTGA
- a CDS encoding adenylate/guanylate cyclase domain-containing protein: protein MTVDDPTSSASAGGGSASGPGTPIGRDQHTPHHEVDHTAQPTADPLAIRLEQLILGAERRYTPFQAARSAGVSMELASRFWRAMGFADIGQARALTEADVLALRRLAGLVEAGLLSEPMAVQVARSTGQTTARLAEWQIDSFLEGLTEPPEPGMTRTEVTYPLVELLLPELEEFLVYVWRRQLAAATGRVVQVADDDEMVDRRLAVGFADLVGFTRLTRRLEEEELGELVESFETTAADLVAAHGGRLIKTLGDEVLYCADDAATAAEIALRLIETMELDAQMPELRVGIAFGTVTTRMGDVFGTTVNLASRLTSIAPKDAVLVDGAMAEELSRTGAAPVSEKEAETAPDEGASYRFALQPMWQRPVRGLGVVEPWSLTRRKPKNPA, encoded by the coding sequence TTGACCGTCGACGACCCTACGTCCAGCGCGTCCGCCGGTGGCGGCTCCGCGTCCGGCCCGGGCACCCCGATCGGCCGTGACCAGCACACTCCGCACCACGAGGTCGATCACACGGCCCAGCCGACGGCGGATCCGCTGGCCATCCGGCTGGAGCAGCTGATCCTCGGTGCCGAGCGCCGGTACACGCCCTTCCAGGCCGCCCGGAGCGCCGGCGTGTCCATGGAGCTGGCCTCGCGCTTCTGGCGGGCCATGGGCTTCGCCGACATCGGGCAGGCCCGGGCGCTCACCGAGGCCGACGTGCTGGCCCTGCGCCGGCTGGCCGGCCTGGTGGAGGCCGGGCTGCTGTCCGAGCCGATGGCCGTGCAGGTGGCGCGGTCCACCGGGCAGACCACGGCCCGGCTGGCGGAGTGGCAGATCGACTCGTTCCTGGAGGGGCTGACGGAGCCGCCGGAGCCGGGCATGACCCGTACGGAGGTCACGTACCCCCTGGTGGAGCTGCTGCTGCCCGAGCTGGAGGAGTTCCTCGTCTATGTGTGGCGGCGGCAGCTGGCGGCCGCCACCGGGCGCGTGGTGCAGGTGGCCGACGACGACGAGATGGTCGACCGGCGGCTCGCGGTGGGCTTCGCCGACCTGGTGGGCTTCACGCGCCTGACGCGGCGGCTGGAGGAGGAGGAGCTCGGCGAGCTGGTCGAGTCCTTCGAGACGACCGCGGCGGACCTGGTGGCCGCGCACGGCGGCCGGCTGATCAAGACCCTCGGTGACGAGGTGCTGTACTGCGCCGACGACGCGGCGACGGCGGCGGAGATCGCGCTGCGGCTGATCGAGACGATGGAGCTCGACGCGCAGATGCCCGAGCTGCGGGTCGGGATCGCCTTCGGCACGGTCACCACCCGGATGGGCGATGTCTTCGGGACCACGGTGAACCTGGCCAGCCGGCTCACGTCCATAGCCCCCAAGGACGCGGTCCTGGTGGACGGGGCGATGGCCGAGGAGCTCTCCCGGACCGGGGCCGCCCCGGTGTCGGAGAAGGAGGCCGAGACGGCCCCCGACGAGGGCGCGTCCTACCGGTTCGCGCTGCAGCCGATGTGGCAGCGGCCGGTGCGCGGACTCGGCGTCGTGGAGCCCTGGTCGCTGACGCGCAGGAAGCCCAAGAACCCCGCCTGA
- the mmpB gene encoding morphogenic membrane protein MmpB: MLWSDPKNEPPKDMRDAQAMIRRLTLVLAVAMLVVVYVLGVGHF; the protein is encoded by the coding sequence ATGCTCTGGTCCGACCCGAAGAACGAGCCGCCCAAGGACATGCGCGACGCGCAGGCGATGATCCGGCGGCTGACCCTGGTGCTCGCCGTCGCCATGCTCGTGGTGGTGTACGTCCTGGGTGTGGGCCACTTCTAG
- a CDS encoding enoyl-CoA hydratase/isomerase family protein — MSEQRFGEFVAVRREGDGHVAELAMDRPKAMNAVSTEMARSIGAACAALAADPSVRVVVLSSTAERAFCVGADLKERNSFSDTELVRQRPTTRGAYGGVLALPMPTIAAVHGFALGGGFELALACDVIVADGTAVVGLPEVSVGVIPGGGGTQLLPRRVGAARAAELIFTARRVEAAEALSLGLVDSLVPAGQDTAEALALASRMAANSPVGLRAAKRALRLGHGMDLEAGLEIEDAAWRTVAFSGDRVEGVAAFNEKRKPNWPGE, encoded by the coding sequence ATGTCTGAGCAGCGCTTCGGAGAGTTCGTCGCGGTACGTCGGGAGGGCGACGGGCACGTCGCGGAGCTGGCGATGGACCGCCCCAAGGCGATGAACGCGGTGTCGACGGAGATGGCCCGGTCGATCGGCGCCGCCTGCGCGGCGCTCGCGGCGGACCCGTCGGTGCGGGTGGTGGTGCTGTCCTCCACCGCGGAGCGGGCCTTCTGTGTCGGCGCGGACCTCAAGGAGCGGAACTCCTTCTCGGACACCGAGCTGGTCCGGCAGCGGCCGACCACGCGGGGCGCGTACGGGGGCGTGCTGGCGCTGCCGATGCCCACGATCGCGGCGGTGCACGGGTTCGCGCTGGGCGGCGGCTTCGAGCTGGCCCTGGCCTGCGACGTGATCGTCGCCGACGGGACCGCGGTGGTGGGCCTGCCCGAGGTGTCGGTGGGCGTGATCCCCGGCGGCGGAGGTACGCAGCTGCTGCCGCGCCGGGTGGGTGCGGCGCGGGCCGCCGAGCTGATCTTCACGGCGCGACGGGTGGAGGCGGCCGAGGCGCTGTCGCTGGGGCTGGTGGACTCGCTGGTCCCGGCCGGCCAGGACACGGCGGAGGCGCTGGCGCTGGCGTCCCGGATGGCGGCGAACTCCCCGGTGGGTCTGCGGGCGGCCAAGCGGGCGCTGCGGCTGGGGCACGGGATGGACCTGGAGGCCGGTCTGGAGATCGAGGACGCGGCCTGGCGGACGGTGGCCTTCTCGGGCGACCGGGTGGAGGGCGTCGCGGCGTTCAACGAGAAGCGCAAGCCGAACTGGCCGGGGGAGTAG